From a region of the Cucumis sativus cultivar 9930 chromosome 6, Cucumber_9930_V3, whole genome shotgun sequence genome:
- the LOC116404368 gene encoding uncharacterized protein LOC116404368, whose translation MSYGSVFQSQSQSIPNQSNRSTVRPQPSKEFVASTVRRTPCTSCGKNHREGTNGVRKKVVVGRPTQQRKVYAITQQEREDAPDVIAGTILICNVPTDVLFDPGATHSFVFNIFLTKLNRMLEPLSEGLAIYTQVGDVLLVNEVLRNCEVLVEGINMLVDLIPLELQRLDVILGMDFLFTHYASMDCHRKEVVFRKPGFAEVVFRGMRKVVPRSLISVLKAEKLLRKGCTFFAHVVVVQREELKPEDVPVVKEFLDVFPDDLLGSPPNREIEFIIDLLLGTTSISQASYKMAPSELK comes from the exons ATGAGTTATGGTAGTGTTTTTCAGAGCCAGAGCCAGAGCATACCGAATCAATCCAATAGATCAACAGTAAGACCGCAACCAAGTAAGGAGTTCGTTGCTAGTACTGTCAGGCGAACCCCATGCACGAGTTGTGGTAAAAACCATCGAG AGGGCACCAACGGTGTAAGGAAAAAGGTTGTTGTTGGAAGACCTACGCAACAGAGAAAAGTCTATGCTATTACTCAACAAGAACGAGAGGATGCACCAGATGTAATTGCTGGTACAATTCTTATTTGTAATGTACCTACAGATGTTTTATTTGATCCAGGTGCTACGCAttcctttgtttttaatatatttctgACTAAGCTGAATAGGATGCTAGAGCCTTTATCTGAGGGGTTAGCTATATACACTCAAGTTGGTGACGTTTTACTTGTCAATGAGGTATTACGTAATTGTGAAGTTTTAGTAGAAGGTATCAATATGCTAGTGGACTTGATACCACTAGAGTTACAAAGGTTAGATGTAATTTTGGGAATGGATTTCTTATTTACTCACTATGCATCTATGGATTGCCATAGGAAGGAAGTGGTTTTTCGAAAACCAGGCTTTGCTGAAGTGGTTTTTAGAGGTATGAGGAAGGTCGTTCCTAGGAGTTTAATCTCAGTTTTAAAAGCTGAGAAATTGCTGAGGAAAGGTTGCACGTTTTTTGCACACGTGGTAGTAGTGCAGAGAGAAGAGTTGAAGCCAGAAGATGTTCCTGTGGTGAAAGAGTTTCTTGATGTATTTCCAGATGATCTGTTAGGTTCGCCACCTAATAGAGAGATTGAGTTCATTATTGACTTGCTTCTAGGGACAACATCTATTTCACAAGCATCGTATAAAATGGCTCCGAGCGAGCTTAAATAA